AACCAGGCGGCGACCATCACGGCGACCGAAGCCAGGAACACCCAGAAACCGAACCAGCCGGCGTCGTCGCTGCCGCCGTACATGTGATTGAGGTTCCGCAGTGCTCCGGTGGCCAGCACCAGGAAGACGTGCACCACGATAAAAGCCACGAAGTAGATCATCACGGGGAAGTGAATGGCCCGTGCCACCTCGACGGGGTAGGCCTTGTTGAGGCCCGCAGCCTTCTTGGGCCACGCGGAGGATGTCCGGATACCGGAAATGAAGGCCAGTGGCGCGGCAATGAAGACGGTAACGAAGTACGTCAGCAGCTGCAGCGCGTTGTAGTTGACCCAGCCGTTCTCGGTGGGCCAGTTCAGCGAGGCGTACTGCAGCGCAGCCGAAAGTGCGTTGGGGATGACGTCCCAGCTGGTGGGCACAATCCGCACCCACTGGCCTGTGGCGAACAGGAGGACAGCGAACACCACGCCGTTGAGGATCCACAGGGCATCCAGTGTCAGGTGCAGCCACAGTTCCAGGGTGATCTTCGTGGGCGCGTTCTTGGTCTTGATCAAGCCCTTGTTGTTTCGTGTCCAGTGCCCGCTGGGACGTGTTGTGGTCCGCACCTGCCAGCCGGTCCTGATGATCAGCAGCAGGAAAAAGCCGTTGAGGAAGTGCTGCCAGCCCAGCCAGGCCGGAAAGCCCACGGGTGCACCGTCAGGGAGTTCCGAGTGGCCCGGGTAGTCCGCGAGGAACGAAGCCACCGCAGGCAGCCCGGTCATCCACTTGGCCAGCAGCACCACCAGGACCAGCGCCACGAGAACGGCCGGAATGCCCCAGTAGAGCCTGGACGGCTTGCCCGTCGCAGAGGCGGGCTTCTTCGTGGGTGTCGACATCGAAAAACATTCCTCTCGAGAATGACTGACCAGTGCTCAAACGGCTCTGCGAACGAGAATACTAGGAACCACCAGCATTCAGGCAAAAAAAGACCCCGGCCGGCGTAACTCCCGGTCGGGGTCTTTCACATGGTTGCGGGGACAGGATTTGAACCTGTGACCTCTGGGTTATGAGCCCAGCGAGCTACCGAACTGCTCCACCCCGCGTCGCTTGATCAACACTACCGTACTTTGGAGCGGACAATTACCACTCCGCCTGCGGGGTCCGCCCGCGACTGGTTAAACAAAAGTCCGGACCCTGTTTCCAGGATCCGGACTTTTTCACCAGTTGCGGGGACAGGATTTGAACCTGTGACCTCTGGGTTATGAGCCCAGCGAGCTACCGAACTGCTCCACCCCGCGTCGCAAGATCAACTCTACCGCCCGGTGAACGGGAGGCCAAATCCTGGTGGCGTGATGTGCGTCTCGCTGGGCTGCCGTCAGCTAATGGCTGCCCTCACGTACTGGGCTGCCGTCACTTACTTGCCGAAGGGGACGGCGTGGCTGACGGAGTGGCTTCGGGCGCCGGGGTAGCCCCGGGTGCAGCAGCCGGAATCTTCCCCTCGGCGTCGAGAGCCTTCTGCAGGGCCGCTGCCAGCTTCTTCTGTTCCTCACCGTAGGCGGCGAAGTCGCCGGCGGCCAGGGCCGTCTGGCCTGCCTTGATGGCGGCGTTCGCCGCCTCCAGTGCAGCCTTCAGGTCAGCCTGGGCCCCCGCACTGACGGGCGGCGTCTCGCCCGGCGCGGGAGGAGTCTGTCCGGTGTTGGCAGAGTCACCGGCAGCTGCACCGGAGTCACCGCCGAAGAGTTGCTTCAGCGCGCCGTCGAGCGTTGGCGCGAAGCCCACCTTGTCACCGAAGGCGACCAGCACGCGCTGCAGCGTCGGGTACGAGGTCTCGCCGGTGGACTTGAGGTAAACAGGCTGGACGTACAGGATGCCGCCGCCTACGGGCAGCGTCAGCAGGTTGCCGTTGAGCACCTCCGAAGCACCCTGCCGCAGAAGGTTCAGGGCCTGGGACACGGTGGGGTCCGAGTTGAACTTGTTCTGCGCCTGGCCCGGTCCGGGAACCTGGATCTCCGGTGGAATCTGGAGGAGCCTGAGCTTGCCGTAGGTGTCGGCCTTCACGCCCTTCTGGTTACCGGCGTCCGAGTCAGCGGCCAGGAATCCGTAGAGGACGTTTCGGGCGGTGCCGTTCACGATCTGCGGAATGTAGGAGGACGTCAGCTGGAAGGCCGGCTCCTTCTGGTCCGGCATCTGCAGCGACATGTAGAACGGCGGCTGCTTGACGTCGGTGGACACCGTGGGATCGTTGGGAACGCTCCAGACATCCTTCGCCTGGTAGAAGCTTCCCGGCTCCGTGACGTGGTAGCGGCCCAGGAGTTCACGCTGAACCTTGAACAGGTCCTCAGGGTAACGGACATGGCTCATGACGTCACCGGACATCTCCGAGAAGGGCTTCAGGGAGTTCGGGTAAACCTTCTGCCAGGCCTTCAGGATGGGGTCCTGGTCATCCCAGGCGTACAAAGTCACCGAACCGTCGTATGCATCGACGGTGGCTTTGACGGAGTTCCTGATGTAGTTCACGGAGCTGTTGGGCAGTGCTACTGATCGCCCGGCAGAGGTCTGCGAGTCTGCAGTGGCCGCCGAGAGCTGTTCCTGCTGTGAGTACGGGTAGTACTGGCTGGTGGTATAGCCGTCCACAATCCATTTGACGCGGCCGTCCACCACGGCAGGGTAGGCGTTGCCGTCAACGGTCAGGTAGGGCGCTACCTTTTCGACGCGCTCCCGGGGGTTGCGGTCGTACAGGATCTGCGACTCGGCGTTGACTCCGTCGGACAGCAGCAGGTCCGAGGACTGGAACTTGATGGAGTAGAGGATTTTGTTGAAGAAGCTGCCCACGTTCGGGCCGCCGTTGCCTTCGAAGGTGTACTGGTTGTCCGCTTCACCCTCTTTACCGGAGGGCCTGTCCTGTTCACGGGGGGTCGCGCCCGCGGGGGCACCAACAATGGAGTACTCCGGAGAATTCTCGCCGAAGTAGATCCGCGGCTGGTATGTCGAGTCGTTACCAAGGACGCCGGTGGAGGGAATGCCGGACTGCAGGAACTCCGGCTTTCCGTCAACGGTGAACTTGTTGCCCTTGGCCGCGACCACACCGTAGCCATGGGTATAGACAACGTGCTGGTTCAGCCAGCCCTGCTGGTTGGTGGCGACGTTGACGGGGTTCAGCTCACGAACCGCAATGACGGTGTCCTGGATCTTGCCGTCGATTTCGTACCGGTCAACGTTCAAGGACGCGGGGAACTGGTAGTACGGCCGGTACTGTTCCAGCTGGGCGAACGCGTCGGAGATGAGGTTGGGATCCAGGAGCCTGATGTTGGCTGTGGTCTGCGCGTCCGGGGCGAGCGCTCCGGTATTGGCCGTGTTTGTCGCGTTGTAGCGGTCCACCTGAATCTGGTCCAGGCCGTAGGCGGCCCGGGTCATCTTGATGTTCCGTTCAATGTAATCCTTCTCGAGCGTCTGCTCGGAAGGCCGCACCTGGAATTGCTGGATGACCCAGGGGTACACGCCACCGGCAAGGATCGAGGTAATGACCAGCATGGCGGTACCGATGACCGGCAGACGCCAGCGGCCGATGACGGCGGCGATGATGAAGAGGATGGCCACCAGTACTGCGGCGACGGCGAGGATTGCCTTGGTGGGAATCACGGCGTTGACGTCGGTGTACAGGGCGCCGGCCCAGCGGCCGCCGTTGCTTTGAAGTGCGGAATAGCGGTCCAGCCAGAAATTGACGCCAAGCAGGACCAGGAAGCTGGCGCCCGTGACGGCGAGGTGGATTTGCGCGGCCCTGCTGGTGAACACGCCGCGTTCCATCAGGCGGATGCTGCCGTAGAGGTAGTGGGTAAGAATGCCGGCGATGCCAGCCACCACCACCACGCTGATCAGGAATCCTGTGACGAATCCGAGGAACGGCAAGGTCATCACGTAGAAGCTGATGTCCAGCCTGAAGAGGGGGTCTTCCTGGCCGAAGGGTTGCTGGTTGAAGAAGAGCAGGACTTTCTGCCACTGGCTGGCGGCGGCGCTGCCTGCAAAGAGGCCGAACAGAATGGGCAGGCCCACCATGACAACGCGGCGGACAGGTTCAAGCTGTGCCTGGTAGCGGTTGAGGTTGTCCCGCATTTCGGAGTCCGGTGCGTAGACGGGCCTCGCGCGGTAGGCGATGCGGATGGCGAAAAAAACCGCCGCGAACATCAGCGCGAAGCCGGCAAGGAAGATCAGGATCCTGGCGAGGTTCTCGGTCAGGAACACTTCGAAGTAACCGAGCTGCTGGTACCACAGGACGTCAGTCCACACGTTGGCGAAGAAGATGAAGCCCACAACTACCAGGGCAACGACTATCAGGGTGGGTGTCAGAGCCCCGCGTCGTGATGGGGGTCTTCCGGGCGGGATGGGGCTGGTGGGACGGGACAAACTCGGTACCTCATAGCTGATCGTCAGATTTACATTAAGAGCGTGCGTGCGGTTGACGTCCGGCACCGGTCAAGCGTGTGGCAACGTCCGTCATATCTGCCACGAGTGGCGGTAAAGCTTAGTTCCTGGCCTCAGTCTAGTTGCTGGCGCAGGAGGGCAAACCGGCCGTGTCCTGGGATGATGCCGCGCGTTCGACGGCGGATCGCGCCTGGTCAAGGTTCTCCACCTTGACCACCTGCAGGCCCTCCGGCACATTGCCCGCCACTTCGTCGCAGTTATCGGCCGGGGCGAGGAACAGTGTGGCCCCGCCGGCGCGCGCGCCGAGCATCTTCTGTCGTATCCCGCCGATGGGGCCCACAGTGCCGTCGGGACTGATGGTGCCCGTACCGGCGATGTGCTTGCCCCCGGTCAGGTCGCCGGGCGTGACGGTGTCCACGATGCCCAGCGCGAACATCAACCCGGCACTCGGGCCGCCCACCTTGTCCAGGGAGATCTTGACGTCGAACGGGAACGTAAACACGTACTTCAGCATGATGCCGAGGATGTAACGGCCGGACCCGTTGTCCTTGGGTGTAATGGTCTGGGCCAAGGACTCCCCCGCCCGCTGCACCACGAGGGTCACGGGCGCTCCCTTGCCGGCGGCCAGTTCCTCCTGCACCACAGTGAGCGAGGTGATGGGCTTCCCGTTGATGGTCTCGAAAATGTCACCGTCCTGGACCTTGCCGGCCGACGGCGACCCGTTGGAGAGGCCCGCGGCCTGGAGCTGTTGGCCAAAAGGAATGTTGAGCTCCCGCAGAGCCGAGGCAACAGCGTTCTCCTGGGAGGTGGTCATGGCCACGGAACTCTGCTCTTCCGCCTGCTCCTTGGTGGTGCCCGTGGGATAGATCAGCTCCTGCGGGTACACGGACTTTGACCTGTCCAGCCATGCGCCGAAGACTCCCACAATGCTGACCGGGCCGGTGGGGCCGCCCTCGACGTAAACCGTGGTCAGGTCCAGGTTGCCTTTCGCGGGGTAGGTCTCGTGGCCCGTGACACTTATGACAGGGGTATCGCCGGACCTGTCGAGCGTATTGAACGTGGGGCCGGCCCGTTCCACTACATACGGCACCGGAATGGTGGCCGCCGCTATTCCCAGACCCACAGCCAGGACTCCCGAGAGCAGCATGACGGAGACCCGACCGTCCCCCGTCCGTTGATTCGGTGGGCCGTAGTTCCCGGCAGCGGCGACGCCGGCGGCAGGGCCCTCAGGCGGCCCGGCATGCACGGTTGCAGCGTCGTCGACCTCGGAAGAGTGGTCCTTGTGCGGGTGTTCGCCACGGGTTGCAGTCACTGAACCAACACTACGCGGTGGGGCCTTCAGCAGGCTCTTTGCCTAGAGCGAACGGCCGTCCTCCCGGGCAGACAGCCGTCCCGGCCCGGGGTACCGTGAAGTGAACGCTCAAACTCACGATCGGCGGGACCATGACCTCCAACCCACTCAATCCGTCCGACGGCGATGATACGCCGAAGGATCCATTGACCGAGATGCTGCAGAACCTGATGGGCGGCAAGGGTATGGAGAACTTCGACCCCGCCGAACTGGCGAAAGCCGCAGGCCTGCCGGATGACCCCAACCTGCTGGCGCAGATGTTCTCCCAGGTCCAGGCCATGATGAGTGCCCCCTCCGAGGGTCCCGTCAACTGGCAGCTCGCCCACGAGAATGCGCGCCGCGTCGCGGCCAGCAGTGCCGACCCGTCCGTCACGTCCCAGCAGAGCCGGGAAGTGGACGAAGCGCTGCGGTTGGCCGAACTCTGGCTCGATCCGGTGACCGACCTCCCGGCCACCGGCCTGATCGGCCGGGCCTGGTCCCGTGCCGAGTGGGTGGAAGCCACCCTTGGAACGTGGAAGCGGCTGACCGAGCCCGTGGCCAACAGCATCGCCAATGCCCTGTCCGGCGCCATGACCGAGCAGATGCCCGAAGAGATGAAGTCCATGATGGGCGGGGCATCCTCCATGCTGCAGAACATGGGCGGCGCCATCTTTGGCATGCAGCTCGGGCAGGCCATCGGCGCGCTCTCCGCCGATGTGGTCAGTTCAACTGACATCGGGGTGCCCCTGGCCGACCTGGAAATGGCGCTGTTGCCGTCCAACGTGGCGTCCTTCGGGGAAGGGCTGGGCCTGCCGGAGACCGACATCCGCCTGTTCCTCGCCGTCCGCGAGGCCGCCCACGCACGCCTGTTCGTGCAGGTCCCCTGGCTTCGTGGCCATCTGCTGGGTGCCATCGAGGCGTACGCCCGCGGCATCCACATCGACACCTCCCGCATCGAAGAACTGGCCCGGGACCTGGACCCCAGCAACCCCGAAGGCATCCAGGAAGCGCTGTCCCAGGGCGTCTTCATGCCGCAGCGGACACCTGCCCAGGAGCAGGCACTCGAAAAACTGGAAACGGCGCTCGCGCTCGTTGAAGGCTGGGTGGACGAGCTCACGGCTTCGGCCACGGAGAAGATGCTGCCCTCCGCGGCCGCCCTCCGTGAGACGGTCCGGCGGCGCCGCGCCACCGGCGGCCCCGCCGAGCATGCCTTTGCCTCCCTTGTGGGTCTGGAGCTCCGTCCGCGCCGCCTGCGGGACGCTGCCACCTTGTGGGCGGTCCTCAAGGAGGAGCGCGGCATTGCCGGGCGGGACGCCATCTGGCAGCACCCCGATCTGCTGCCCACGGCCGAGGACCTCGATGACCCCCAGGGCTTCAGCGGGCGCCGCAAGCTGGCCGAGGCCAGCGACAGCGAAGTGGACGACGCCCTGCAGAAGCTCCTCAGCGGCGGCTTCGACGACGCCGCCCCGGAGGACTCCGATGATTCCGCAGCTGAATCCGGGCATGACGACTCCGGCACGGGCGACGCCAGCAGGGAAGACGGCACGGATGCCGACGACGGCGATTCGGAGCAGCCGAAAGGCTAGGCGCAGTGCTTAGTCGGCGTCGCCTTGGCTGTGCCCGGTGACGCCGACGGGTTCTTCGTCGCCGGCAGGTTCTTCGTCGTCGACGTGGTACGCGCCGTCGGCGGGGAGGCCACGGGAGGTGGCGTAGGAGACGCCTTCCAGGAATGCCTTGGCGCGCATGGTGTCCGGATAGGCTTCCAGCAGTTTCCAGAAGGCGGCATTATGCCCGGCCACGAGCAAGTGTGCGAGCTCGTGCAGCAGCACGTAGTCGATGACCCACTGCGGCATGGGCCGGAGTTTGTCGGAGAGCCGGATGGTTCCTTCCGACGGCGTCGCCGAGCCCCAACGGGAGTTCTGGTTACTGACCCAGCGGACCGAGGTCGGGACTGCCCTGCCGCCGAAGTACTTTGATGACAGGTGCGCGGCGTGGGCTGCCAACGCAGCGTCCGTGGCTGGCTGTTTCCGTCCTTTGTCTGCTCGCCGCTCCCCTTGCCGGTGCAGTTTCTCCAGCATCCGGTGGACCCATTCGGACTCCTGGGCAGCCGTGAACCTGGCCGGAATGGCCACCACCGCCGTCCCGTTTTCCCAGAAGGCAGCCACGGTCCGGGTGCGCCGGGCCGATCTCCGCACCTCCACGGGAGCCCCGCCGGTTGTCCTCAGACCTGATGGGCTGCTGCGCTTACCGGGTGTCACAGGATGCTGCTTTCAACGAGCACCCGCAGCACGTCCTCGCCATAGCGTTCCAGTTTCGCCGGGCCCACGCCGGCCAGCGCGGCAAGTTCCTCAAGCGTGGACGGCTTCGCCTCGGCGATCGCCGTCAGCGTGGCATCGGTAAAGACCACAAAAGCCGGGACCTCGGCGGCCAGGGCAATCTCCTTCCGCCACTGCCGCAGGGCGTCAAAGGTCTGTTCTTCGTAACTGGGCGGGCAGTCATTGCATCGGCCCACTTTGCGTTCAGCGCCGCTGGCCAGCATGCTCCCGCAGACCCTGCAGGTGGCAGGGGTGGCAGCTTTGCGGCGCGGGGCGGGCCCTTTGCCGCGGGTGCTGGAGCTGGCCACCGAATTGGGCCGGAGCCCGTCAAGGAAGCGTGAAGGCTTCCGGTTGGCCCGGCCACCGGGCGTCCGTGCGGTGGACCAGGACAGCGCGAGGTGTTCGCGTGCCCGGGTGATTCCCACATAAAGCAGGCGCCGCTCCTCGTCGACGGCCTCGGGAGTGTCGGCAAAGGAGATGGGCATGAGGCCCTCGCTGAGGCCCACAAGGAAAACAGCATCCCATTCCAGGCCTTTCGCGGCGTGCAGCGAGGCAAGCGTGACGCCCTGGACCGTGGGGGCATGCTGTGCCAGGGACCGCTCCTGGAGTTCATTGACGAAGTCCGCCAGCCCAAAGTTCCCGCCCCGGACCTGGACCAGTTCGTCGGCGAGTGCCACCAGCGCTGCCAGGGATTCCCAGCGTTCACGAAGTGCCCCGCCGTTGTGGGGTGGAGCTTCGGTATAGCCAAGGGAGGCGACGATGTCCCGGACCAGCTGGCCCAGCGGCTCCGGTGTTGCCGTCTCGGCCACCGCCCGGGTGGCTGCCCGCAGCTGGAGGATGGCATCCCGCACTTCCTTGCGGGCGAAGAACCGCTCGCCGCCGCGGAGCTGATAACCGATTCCGGCCGCCGCCAGGGCCTGTTCGTAGGCTTCGGACTGCCCGTTCGTGCGGAAAAGTATGGCTATCTGGCTGGCTGGCGTGCCGGCGTCGAGCAGTTCCCGGATCTTGGCCGCTGCCGTGGCGGCTTCGGCTTCATCATCCGAGCATTCGGTGAACTGCGGCACCGGACCCGAGGGGCGCTGCGCCACCAGTTGGAGCGGGGTTGCCCAGGCCGAGTCGGCAACAGGGCCGCCGCTGCGCCGCGCTGCCAGGAGGTCGTTGGCCAGTTTGACCACCTGGGGCGTGGAACGGTAATCGCGGATGAGCTTGACCACGCTGGCATCAGGGTACTGGGCCTTGAAACCCAGCAGGTGCTTGGGGGAAGCGCCGGTGAACGAGTAGATGGTCTGGCTTGCATCGCCCACGACGCAAAGCTCATCCCGGCCGCCAAGCCACAGTTCCAGGAGTCGCTGCTGCAGCGGCGAAACGTCCTGATACTCATCCACCACAAAATGCCGGTACTGCTCCCGGACTGTGGCGGCAACCTTCTGGTCCTCCTGCAGGATGCCGACCGTAATCAGCAGCACGTCCTCAAAATCGATGACATTGCGGTCCGTCTTGACGTCCTCGTAGGACTGGAAAACCCGGGCCACGGCGGTCAGGTCAAACCCGCCGGGCGTTCCCCGGTCCTGCGCGTTCTCCAGGTAGTTGGCCGGGGTCAGCATGGAAACCTTGGCCCACTCGATTTCCGATGCGAGGTCACGGATGGAAGCGCGGTCCGTACTGAGCCTGAGGCGGCGGGACGCCTCAGCGATCATCTGTGCTTTGTGGTCCAGCAGGTTGGGCAAGGTGCCTCCCACTGCCTGCGGCCAGAAAAATTGCAGCTGCCGTAGTGCAGCTGCGTGGAACGTGCGGGCCTGCACGTTGCCCACGCCGAGGTCCCGCAGCCGGCTGCGCATTTCGGCCGCAGCCCGGGCCGTAAAGGTGACGGCGAGGAGCCGCTGCGGACTGTAGACGCCGGAGTGGACCCCATAAGCAATCCGGTGCGTGATGGCCCGGGTCTTCCCGGTGCCGGCGCCGGCCAGGACGCACAGCGGCCCGTTGAGGGTGCTGGCGACTTCCCGCTGCTCAGCATCGAGCCCGCCCAGGATGCGCTCCTCGAGGGACTGTACGCTGTCAAAATTCTCTGTGGTCACTTCTGCTGTTCTTGGTTGGTACTGCCGTTAGTGGGACTGCTGCCGGTGTTGCCGGGCAAGCTGCGACGCCTGCCTGGGCAGGTGCCGGAGTTCCGTGGTCACGTGTCAGTGCGGTCCATGATCCGGCCGCCATACCAATGCTCAATCAGGGAGCGCGCAATGGACAACCGGCTGGAGATGGTGATCTCGCCGGCGAGTACGGCGGCCTGCAGTTCCTCCCGGCTGAACCAGCGCGCCCGGGTGACCTCCACGCCGTCGGGCGTTGCCACGAAGTCCTCCGTGACCGCGGAAAACCCCAGCATCAGGGAGGCCGGGAACGGCCAGGACTGCGAGCCCAGGTACTGGCACCTGGTGATCCTGACGCCCACTTCCTCGTGGATTTCCCGGATCACGGCCTGCTCCAGGGATTCACCGGGCTCCACGAATCCGGCCAGCGTGGAGTAGTTTTTGGCGTCCAGCGGTCCGCCTCCGCCCAGCAGGAGCCGGCCGTCCGGTCCCACCACCGTCACGATGATGGCGGGGTCCGTCCGGGGGTAGTGCTCTGAATTGTCCTGGGGACAGCGCCGGACCCAGCCCCCGGCCTCCACCACGGTGGGGACACCGCAGCGGGGGCAGTGGGTGTGGGTGGCGTGCCAGTTTGCGATGGCGCTGGCCTCCACAAACAGCGCGGTGTCGGTCGGGTTCAGGACGGCGGCGATGTCGCGGAATCCTGCCCACTCGGCGTCAGACGGGATGCCGCCTTCACCTGGAGCGATAGCGTCCGGCAGTATGAGCAGAACGATGTCGGTGCCCGCAGGAAGATCCGAGCCCGGCAGGGCTGCACCCAGGTAGATGACCTGTTCGGGAACGGTATCCAGCGTCCGCAGCTGGGCCAGGAGTCCGTGCGCCGCGGGCATCAGGAGCTCGTTGGTGCGGATGAGGGCCTGCCGGCCAGCCAAAACCACTGCCAGCGTTTCGTCTCTGGCCAGCAGGTCTTCCACCATGCCTGGCCGCGCACGTGCCACGGAGCCGCGGTCCACCATGGCCGGGCGAACCGGCAGTACCGTGTCGGATAGATGGTTGGCCGGCAGCTGGACTGCCTGCGCCGGGTAGGCCGGTAAAGCGGACTCCGCATAACTCATGTGTCCACCGTACTGACTCAGACCGACAATTTACATTTGGCGGGAGGAATCGGCGGGACATGTGGCAAGGACCTCAGGATGTGGCAAAAGAGCCGACATTTGCACGGTATCTGGAGACTCGCCGCCACACATCATTGAGTTGGAGGCCAGCCAATCTACCGTGGAACGGTGAGAAGAAAACCGATCGAACTGGCAGCCGTTGCAACCGCGGCAGTCCCTGGACTGACCCCCACCGCCGTCCGCTCCGCCGCGGACGATCCCGCCGATTTCGACTCCGCCCTGCTCCTTGACTCCGAAGGCAAACGCTGGCGGGTCAGGTCACCGCAGCATGCAGAGGCCAGCGCAAGGCTCGAAACGGAATTTCTTGTGCTGCGGGCGTTCACACCGGCCATCCGGGCAGAGCTGCCCTTCCTGATGCCTACTGTTGCCGGCAGTGTCCGCCTCGGCAGCCTGAGCACGTTTGTGTACTCACACCTGGGTGGCAGCACCCGCAGCGTGGAGGAACTGACGGCCGGCCCCGAAGCGTTGGCCCGGGAAATCGGAACGGCCTTGGCCGCAATCCACGACCTTCCACATTCCCTCGTCAGCAACGCGGATCTTCCCAGTTACACCCCCAACGAGTTCCGCCAGCGCCGGCTCAACGAACTTGACCAGGCGGCGACCACCGGCAAGATTCCGGCCTCGCTCCTGCGCCGCTGGGAACATGCCCTGGAAGATGTCTCTCTGTGGCGGTTCAACCCCAGCGTTGTTCACGGTGACCTCCATGAGGACAACCTGCTGGTGGA
The window above is part of the Pseudarthrobacter sp. IC2-21 genome. Proteins encoded here:
- a CDS encoding M48 family metallopeptidase; the protein is MTPGKRSSPSGLRTTGGAPVEVRRSARRTRTVAAFWENGTAVVAIPARFTAAQESEWVHRMLEKLHRQGERRADKGRKQPATDAALAAHAAHLSSKYFGGRAVPTSVRWVSNQNSRWGSATPSEGTIRLSDKLRPMPQWVIDYVLLHELAHLLVAGHNAAFWKLLEAYPDTMRAKAFLEGVSYATSRGLPADGAYHVDDEEPAGDEEPVGVTGHSQGDAD
- a CDS encoding PDZ domain-containing protein, producing MTATRGEHPHKDHSSEVDDAATVHAGPPEGPAAGVAAAGNYGPPNQRTGDGRVSVMLLSGVLAVGLGIAAATIPVPYVVERAGPTFNTLDRSGDTPVISVTGHETYPAKGNLDLTTVYVEGGPTGPVSIVGVFGAWLDRSKSVYPQELIYPTGTTKEQAEEQSSVAMTTSQENAVASALRELNIPFGQQLQAAGLSNGSPSAGKVQDGDIFETINGKPITSLTVVQEELAAGKGAPVTLVVQRAGESLAQTITPKDNGSGRYILGIMLKYVFTFPFDVKISLDKVGGPSAGLMFALGIVDTVTPGDLTGGKHIAGTGTISPDGTVGPIGGIRQKMLGARAGGATLFLAPADNCDEVAGNVPEGLQVVKVENLDQARSAVERAASSQDTAGLPSCASN
- a CDS encoding UPF0182 family protein produces the protein MSRPTSPIPPGRPPSRRGALTPTLIVVALVVVGFIFFANVWTDVLWYQQLGYFEVFLTENLARILIFLAGFALMFAAVFFAIRIAYRARPVYAPDSEMRDNLNRYQAQLEPVRRVVMVGLPILFGLFAGSAAASQWQKVLLFFNQQPFGQEDPLFRLDISFYVMTLPFLGFVTGFLISVVVVAGIAGILTHYLYGSIRLMERGVFTSRAAQIHLAVTGASFLVLLGVNFWLDRYSALQSNGGRWAGALYTDVNAVIPTKAILAVAAVLVAILFIIAAVIGRWRLPVIGTAMLVITSILAGGVYPWVIQQFQVRPSEQTLEKDYIERNIKMTRAAYGLDQIQVDRYNATNTANTGALAPDAQTTANIRLLDPNLISDAFAQLEQYRPYYQFPASLNVDRYEIDGKIQDTVIAVRELNPVNVATNQQGWLNQHVVYTHGYGVVAAKGNKFTVDGKPEFLQSGIPSTGVLGNDSTYQPRIYFGENSPEYSIVGAPAGATPREQDRPSGKEGEADNQYTFEGNGGPNVGSFFNKILYSIKFQSSDLLLSDGVNAESQILYDRNPRERVEKVAPYLTVDGNAYPAVVDGRVKWIVDGYTTSQYYPYSQQEQLSAATADSQTSAGRSVALPNSSVNYIRNSVKATVDAYDGSVTLYAWDDQDPILKAWQKVYPNSLKPFSEMSGDVMSHVRYPEDLFKVQRELLGRYHVTEPGSFYQAKDVWSVPNDPTVSTDVKQPPFYMSLQMPDQKEPAFQLTSSYIPQIVNGTARNVLYGFLAADSDAGNQKGVKADTYGKLRLLQIPPEIQVPGPGQAQNKFNSDPTVSQALNLLRQGASEVLNGNLLTLPVGGGILYVQPVYLKSTGETSYPTLQRVLVAFGDKVGFAPTLDGALKQLFGGDSGAAAGDSANTGQTPPAPGETPPVSAGAQADLKAALEAANAAIKAGQTALAAGDFAAYGEEQKKLAAALQKALDAEGKIPAAAPGATPAPEATPSATPSPSASK
- a CDS encoding zinc-dependent metalloprotease, with the protein product MTSNPLNPSDGDDTPKDPLTEMLQNLMGGKGMENFDPAELAKAAGLPDDPNLLAQMFSQVQAMMSAPSEGPVNWQLAHENARRVAASSADPSVTSQQSREVDEALRLAELWLDPVTDLPATGLIGRAWSRAEWVEATLGTWKRLTEPVANSIANALSGAMTEQMPEEMKSMMGGASSMLQNMGGAIFGMQLGQAIGALSADVVSSTDIGVPLADLEMALLPSNVASFGEGLGLPETDIRLFLAVREAAHARLFVQVPWLRGHLLGAIEAYARGIHIDTSRIEELARDLDPSNPEGIQEALSQGVFMPQRTPAQEQALEKLETALALVEGWVDELTASATEKMLPSAAALRETVRRRRATGGPAEHAFASLVGLELRPRRLRDAATLWAVLKEERGIAGRDAIWQHPDLLPTAEDLDDPQGFSGRRKLAEASDSEVDDALQKLLSGGFDDAAPEDSDDSAAESGHDDSGTGDASREDGTDADDGDSEQPKG
- a CDS encoding cytochrome b/b6 domain-containing protein; translated protein: MSTPTKKPASATGKPSRLYWGIPAVLVALVLVVLLAKWMTGLPAVASFLADYPGHSELPDGAPVGFPAWLGWQHFLNGFFLLLIIRTGWQVRTTTRPSGHWTRNNKGLIKTKNAPTKITLELWLHLTLDALWILNGVVFAVLLFATGQWVRIVPTSWDVIPNALSAALQYASLNWPTENGWVNYNALQLLTYFVTVFIAAPLAFISGIRTSSAWPKKAAGLNKAYPVEVARAIHFPVMIYFVAFIVVHVFLVLATGALRNLNHMYGGSDDAGWFGFWVFLASVAVMVAAWFLARPLFLRPIASLMGKVSR
- the nudC gene encoding NAD(+) diphosphatase, with product MSYAESALPAYPAQAVQLPANHLSDTVLPVRPAMVDRGSVARARPGMVEDLLARDETLAVVLAGRQALIRTNELLMPAAHGLLAQLRTLDTVPEQVIYLGAALPGSDLPAGTDIVLLILPDAIAPGEGGIPSDAEWAGFRDIAAVLNPTDTALFVEASAIANWHATHTHCPRCGVPTVVEAGGWVRRCPQDNSEHYPRTDPAIIVTVVGPDGRLLLGGGGPLDAKNYSTLAGFVEPGESLEQAVIREIHEEVGVRITRCQYLGSQSWPFPASLMLGFSAVTEDFVATPDGVEVTRARWFSREELQAAVLAGEITISSRLSIARSLIEHWYGGRIMDRTDT
- a CDS encoding ATP-dependent DNA helicase UvrD2, yielding MTTENFDSVQSLEERILGGLDAEQREVASTLNGPLCVLAGAGTGKTRAITHRIAYGVHSGVYSPQRLLAVTFTARAAAEMRSRLRDLGVGNVQARTFHAAALRQLQFFWPQAVGGTLPNLLDHKAQMIAEASRRLRLSTDRASIRDLASEIEWAKVSMLTPANYLENAQDRGTPGGFDLTAVARVFQSYEDVKTDRNVIDFEDVLLITVGILQEDQKVAATVREQYRHFVVDEYQDVSPLQQRLLELWLGGRDELCVVGDASQTIYSFTGASPKHLLGFKAQYPDASVVKLIRDYRSTPQVVKLANDLLAARRSGGPVADSAWATPLQLVAQRPSGPVPQFTECSDDEAEAATAAAKIRELLDAGTPASQIAILFRTNGQSEAYEQALAAAGIGYQLRGGERFFARKEVRDAILQLRAATRAVAETATPEPLGQLVRDIVASLGYTEAPPHNGGALRERWESLAALVALADELVQVRGGNFGLADFVNELQERSLAQHAPTVQGVTLASLHAAKGLEWDAVFLVGLSEGLMPISFADTPEAVDEERRLLYVGITRAREHLALSWSTARTPGGRANRKPSRFLDGLRPNSVASSSTRGKGPAPRRKAATPATCRVCGSMLASGAERKVGRCNDCPPSYEEQTFDALRQWRKEIALAAEVPAFVVFTDATLTAIAEAKPSTLEELAALAGVGPAKLERYGEDVLRVLVESSIL